From one Candidatus Thermoplasmatota archaeon genomic stretch:
- a CDS encoding V-type ATP synthase subunit I has protein sequence MIFPSEMSRISILTHDRHSDALVELLHEAGLMEISLASLEDLEEGAMHPDVGRCASYELRLTRIIDILKKYERKKKGIRAALSPSITEKAKIKKRLLEEKIRQAKNLLEGIESFIIEAESKIEGIEKRLGALKEDIVKMESLSPFDVDLSWIGKSRYLTIKAGISRDVNALKESLRGIDVNVFSKQIVNEKEEWAVLLVAYASCEEEISSKIKNFDEIEVSGKGSPSDVINKLKKEKKELEKKKKKLIHSLREIYKKRKFAIFAIREEIQLEKQRKEIPERFGKTMYTSLIEGWCLAQDKEKLKKLVDKATYGEASFSCRKVERNTDEAPIHLEMPKWANSFRTFLELFALPKYNEINPSVFLGISFILFFAIMLGDAGYGSMILLASVAAYFKLGKHSEMIKNWSFLGIWLGISTIITGLLFNGFFGDFIPRFIYGDANKTLYNLQIMGHQLPIDALHKPLAILVLTLLIGLAHLNIGFILAMYQNYKRGHLKAIFEEQIPWFLLQIGGGALIGKHLLHIWDLPYLTWNIAILFTAIALIVLLASKGPMGFFDVTGFIGDWLSYARLLALGLATAGMALAFNIVAQLAPSIVPYVGVVLLPLILIVAHIANLLIQALGAAIHSLRLQYVEFFGRFYEGGGRKFVPFHIKRRYTEEIK, from the coding sequence ATGATATTTCCGTCAGAAATGAGCAGGATATCCATTCTTACGCATGACAGGCATAGCGATGCGTTGGTTGAATTGCTGCATGAGGCAGGGCTGATGGAAATTTCCCTGGCATCACTTGAAGATTTGGAGGAAGGAGCCATGCATCCCGATGTTGGAAGATGTGCTTCATATGAATTGCGTCTTACCAGGATTATAGATATTCTTAAAAAATATGAGCGGAAGAAAAAAGGCATAAGGGCAGCATTGAGCCCTTCAATTACTGAAAAAGCCAAGATTAAAAAAAGATTACTCGAGGAAAAAATCAGGCAGGCAAAAAATTTGCTTGAGGGTATTGAAAGCTTTATTATAGAAGCAGAAAGTAAGATAGAAGGCATAGAAAAAAGATTGGGAGCATTGAAAGAAGATATTGTAAAGATGGAAAGTTTGTCACCTTTTGACGTAGACCTGTCATGGATCGGCAAATCCAGATATCTTACAATAAAAGCGGGCATAAGCAGGGATGTCAATGCCTTGAAGGAATCTTTGCGGGGAATCGATGTAAACGTTTTCTCAAAACAAATTGTCAATGAGAAAGAGGAGTGGGCAGTTCTTCTGGTGGCATATGCATCCTGCGAAGAAGAAATATCGAGTAAAATAAAAAATTTTGACGAGATTGAAGTGAGCGGCAAGGGAAGTCCTTCTGATGTCATAAATAAACTGAAAAAAGAAAAAAAGGAACTTGAAAAGAAAAAGAAGAAGCTGATCCATAGTTTGAGGGAGATATACAAAAAAAGGAAATTTGCAATCTTTGCCATAAGGGAGGAAATACAGCTTGAAAAGCAGAGGAAGGAAATCCCGGAAAGATTTGGAAAGACGATGTACACCTCATTGATAGAGGGATGGTGTCTGGCACAGGATAAAGAAAAATTAAAAAAACTGGTTGATAAAGCAACATATGGGGAAGCATCTTTCTCGTGCAGGAAGGTGGAAAGAAATACTGACGAGGCACCGATTCATCTGGAAATGCCAAAGTGGGCGAATTCATTCAGAACATTTCTGGAATTGTTTGCCCTGCCGAAATACAATGAAATCAATCCTTCCGTATTCCTTGGCATCTCATTTATTCTATTTTTTGCCATAATGCTTGGAGATGCAGGCTACGGCTCCATGATTTTACTGGCGTCTGTGGCAGCATATTTCAAACTGGGTAAACACAGCGAAATGATAAAAAACTGGTCTTTTCTGGGAATCTGGCTCGGGATATCGACCATAATCACAGGTCTTCTTTTCAACGGCTTCTTTGGCGATTTTATTCCTCGATTTATTTACGGAGATGCAAACAAAACTCTCTACAATCTGCAAATAATGGGGCATCAACTTCCCATAGACGCCCTTCATAAGCCTCTGGCCATTCTTGTGCTCACGCTCCTGATAGGTCTCGCCCATCTAAACATCGGCTTCATTCTTGCAATGTACCAGAATTATAAAAGGGGGCATTTAAAAGCAATTTTTGAAGAACAGATACCATGGTTTCTATTGCAGATAGGCGGAGGGGCATTGATTGGTAAACATCTACTTCATATATGGGATTTGCCTTACCTGACATGGAACATTGCAATTTTATTCACCGCTATAGCCCTCATAGTCCTGCTTGCGAGCAAAGGGCCCATGGGATTTTTTGACGTTACCGGCTTTATAGGAGATTGGCTTTCATATGCCCGCTTACTTGCTTTAGGGCTTGCTACTGCGGGAATGGCTCTTGCTTTCAACATTGTTGCCCAGTTAGCGCCAAGCATTGTGCCGTACGTGGGCGTAGTTCTTCTTCCATTGATATTGATAGTTGCTCATATTGCAAATTTGTTAATCCAGGCGTTGGGGGCGGCAATTCATTCGCTCCGTCTCCAGTACGTGGAATTTTTCGGTCGTTTCTATGAAGGAGGGGGCAGAAAATTCGTTCCGTTTCACATAAAAAGAAGATATACGGAGGAAATAAAATGA
- a CDS encoding V-type ATP synthase subunit K (produces ATP from ADP in the presence of a proton gradient across the membrane; the K subunit is a nonenzymatic component which binds the dimeric form by interacting with the G and E subunits) — MKKTVAMGLAVTAFVMLAGTASAAEGLQPGEAGETQAKIMMGCMIAVAIAGISSAFGLALAGSSAVAVTAEKPELFGKLLVLQVLPMTQSVYGLLIAVLLMMGAGLLGGTASVDLGNKAFGLGGIAIGLVVGLTGISAIGQGMVASSSISAVGRNPDVAARGIIFTVMPETIAIFGLLVAILLMAGLGLL; from the coding sequence ATGAAAAAAACAGTGGCAATGGGATTGGCCGTAACGGCCTTTGTGATGCTGGCAGGAACCGCATCTGCAGCAGAAGGACTGCAGCCTGGAGAGGCTGGAGAAACGCAGGCCAAGATAATGATGGGATGTATGATTGCAGTGGCGATAGCGGGCATATCATCCGCTTTTGGATTGGCGCTGGCAGGAAGTTCAGCAGTGGCTGTAACAGCAGAAAAGCCTGAGCTTTTCGGAAAGTTACTTGTTCTGCAGGTTTTGCCGATGACTCAGTCAGTGTACGGACTGCTTATTGCAGTATTGCTGATGATGGGTGCCGGTTTGCTCGGAGGGACGGCAAGCGTTGATCTTGGCAACAAAGCATTCGGATTGGGCGGGATAGCAATCGGGCTGGTCGTCGGGCTGACGGGCATATCTGCAATAGGTCAGGGAATGGTGGCTTCCTCGTCCATATCTGCCGTGGGGAGAAATCCTGATGTAGCGGCAAGAGGCATAATATTTACGGTTATGCCAGAGACGATAGCCATATTTGGTTTGCTCGTAGCCATACTCCTAATGGCAGGACTGGGTCTTCTGTAA